One window from the genome of Spirosoma rhododendri encodes:
- a CDS encoding APC family permease: MSNAASTGSSSLPDAPVPEHLPRRLNLLQGTALNMIDMVGIGPFVVLPLVIKTLGGGLFLWAWVLGAVVSLIDAFVWSELGAAFPQAGGSYNFLKISYGEQRWGRLLSFLYVWQTLIQAPLVLASGAIGFAQYVSYLTPLDEWQRKAISGGIVLLIIVLLYRKIDSIGTIGVVMWGAVLLTLGWIIVGGLTNVRIPLSQTLSSVSSISGGVLAVGLGQATVKTIYCYLGYYNVCHLGGEIQKPTRNIPASMFISIVGIAALYLLMNLSVVSVVPWQQAQHSQFIVSTFIETLYGPGVARLATILVLIVAFSSLFAVLLGYSRVPYAAAVDGQFLRVFAKLHPTRQFPYVSLLFLGGLGFVFSLLFRLSDVIDGILAMRIMVQFVGQAVGLLLLHRRRTAETFPFRMPLYPIPVLLAIAVWLLIFASTKVTFMLSGLAVLALGVVAFLLFNRYRRQWPFGQ; this comes from the coding sequence TTGTCGAACGCTGCATCGACTGGCTCGTCCAGTCTACCGGATGCCCCGGTTCCCGAACATTTGCCCCGTCGGCTGAATCTGCTTCAGGGAACGGCGCTCAACATGATCGACATGGTCGGTATCGGTCCGTTTGTGGTGTTGCCACTGGTGATCAAAACGCTGGGTGGCGGGCTTTTTTTGTGGGCATGGGTGCTGGGGGCCGTTGTTTCCCTGATCGATGCCTTCGTTTGGTCGGAACTGGGCGCGGCCTTTCCGCAGGCGGGGGGTAGCTACAACTTTCTCAAGATTTCGTATGGCGAACAGCGCTGGGGGCGACTGCTATCGTTTCTCTATGTCTGGCAGACGCTGATTCAGGCCCCGCTCGTGCTGGCATCAGGCGCGATCGGCTTTGCCCAATATGTGTCGTACCTGACTCCGCTCGATGAGTGGCAGCGTAAAGCGATTTCGGGCGGTATCGTCCTGCTGATTATCGTGCTGCTCTACCGCAAAATCGATTCGATCGGCACCATCGGTGTGGTTATGTGGGGAGCTGTGCTGCTGACGCTCGGCTGGATCATCGTTGGCGGATTAACCAACGTCAGAATTCCGCTATCGCAGACGCTGTCATCGGTAAGTTCGATCAGCGGGGGTGTGTTGGCCGTTGGGCTGGGGCAGGCTACCGTCAAAACGATCTACTGCTATCTCGGCTATTATAACGTCTGCCATCTGGGCGGAGAAATTCAGAAGCCGACCCGAAACATACCCGCCAGTATGTTTATCTCCATCGTCGGTATTGCCGCACTTTATCTGCTGATGAACCTGAGCGTGGTCAGTGTTGTACCCTGGCAGCAGGCGCAGCACAGTCAGTTTATCGTCAGCACCTTTATCGAAACGTTGTACGGCCCGGGTGTGGCCCGGCTGGCTACGATACTGGTCCTGATTGTCGCGTTTTCGTCGCTGTTCGCGGTGCTGCTCGGTTATTCGCGGGTACCGTATGCCGCTGCTGTCGACGGGCAATTTCTACGTGTGTTCGCCAAACTCCACCCGACCCGCCAGTTTCCATACGTATCGCTGCTGTTTCTGGGTGGATTGGGGTTCGTGTTCAGCCTGCTCTTCAGACTCAGCGACGTGATCGACGGTATTCTGGCGATGCGGATCATGGTGCAGTTTGTGGGGCAGGCCGTGGGCTTGCTGCTGTTGCACCGCCGTCGGACGGCCGAAACTTTCCCTTTCCGAATGCCGCTGTATCCCATACCGGTTCTGCTGGCCATCGCCGTTTGGCTGCTAATCTTTGCCTCGACCAAAGTAACGTTTATGCTTTCCGGCCTGGCTGTGCTGGCGCTGGGCGTCGTCGCATTCCTGCTCTTCAACCGCTACCGGCGGCAGTGGCCGTTTGGACA
- a CDS encoding Gfo/Idh/MocA family protein, producing MKHSIDSTPLSNLLDQTGRRSFLKTSGLLAGGTLLSSLPGAAFATGYHNSANDVIKVALIGCGGRGTGAAQQALSTKQNVKIVAMADAFRDRLDESYKALTGRGAKAADGSAKVDVPEDHKFVGFDAYKQAIPLADVVILATPPGFRPSHFEEAVRQGKHVFMEKPVATDAPGIRRVLAAAEEAKKKKLNVVVGLQRRYQPSYREMIKRIQDGALGDIVGGQVYWISGGVWHKPRQPQQTEMDYQMRNWYYFNWLCGDHINEQHVHNIDVANWVKNSYPVSCQGTGGRQVRNGKDDGEIFDHHIVDFVYADGTTINSQCRHYEGTFSRVDELFLGTKGKVEGMEKRTSALMGYNGQPIYTHDAKADGNPYQIEHDELFAAIAKGDYKFADAERVAKSTMTAIMGRMATYSGKVVKWDEALNSQIDLFPEKLAWDAMPKVLPDKDGFYPIAVPGKTVTV from the coding sequence ATGAAGCACTCAATCGACTCTACTCCCCTATCGAATTTACTGGATCAGACCGGCCGTCGCTCGTTTCTGAAAACATCGGGGCTGCTGGCCGGAGGAACACTGCTGAGCAGCCTGCCGGGCGCAGCGTTTGCCACCGGCTATCATAATTCGGCGAACGACGTTATCAAGGTTGCGCTGATTGGATGTGGCGGACGCGGTACCGGGGCCGCTCAGCAGGCACTGAGCACCAAGCAGAACGTTAAAATCGTAGCGATGGCCGATGCCTTCCGCGACCGGCTCGATGAGTCCTACAAGGCCCTGACTGGCCGGGGAGCCAAAGCCGCCGACGGATCAGCAAAGGTCGACGTACCGGAAGATCATAAGTTTGTTGGCTTCGACGCATACAAGCAGGCCATTCCGCTGGCCGACGTCGTTATTCTGGCAACGCCACCGGGCTTCCGGCCCAGCCATTTCGAAGAGGCCGTTCGGCAGGGCAAGCACGTTTTCATGGAAAAGCCGGTCGCTACCGACGCACCGGGTATTCGGCGGGTGCTGGCGGCTGCGGAAGAAGCTAAAAAGAAAAAACTCAATGTCGTCGTTGGCCTGCAACGGCGCTACCAGCCCAGTTACCGCGAGATGATCAAGCGGATTCAGGACGGAGCCCTTGGCGATATTGTGGGTGGTCAGGTGTACTGGATCAGCGGGGGGGTCTGGCACAAGCCACGCCAGCCCCAACAGACCGAAATGGACTATCAGATGCGCAACTGGTACTACTTCAACTGGCTGTGCGGTGATCACATCAACGAGCAGCACGTTCACAATATCGACGTAGCCAACTGGGTCAAAAACAGTTATCCGGTATCCTGTCAGGGAACGGGCGGGCGGCAGGTCCGGAATGGCAAAGACGACGGCGAAATCTTCGACCACCACATCGTAGACTTCGTTTACGCCGATGGGACAACCATCAACAGCCAATGCCGACACTACGAGGGCACCTTTAGCCGGGTAGACGAACTATTCCTGGGTACGAAAGGCAAAGTTGAAGGGATGGAGAAACGGACCAGTGCCCTGATGGGATACAATGGCCAGCCTATTTACACGCATGACGCCAAAGCGGACGGCAACCCGTATCAGATCGAGCACGACGAACTGTTCGCGGCTATTGCCAAGGGCGATTACAAATTTGCCGACGCAGAACGGGTGGCAAAAAGCACGATGACCGCAATTATGGGCCGTATGGCGACATACTCCGGCAAAGTCGTCAAATGGGACGAAGCATTGAACTCGCAGATCGACTTGTTCCCTGAAAAACTGGCCTGGGACGCCATGCCCAAAGTGCTCCCCGACAAGGACGGTTTTTACCCGATAGCCGTACCCGGCAAAACGGTGACGGTCTAA
- a CDS encoding S41 family peptidase, which translates to MGYSLVAGSAFTQNTSSASKPLPVACPCSAVLDEAIDKVSRMYAGFDDKVTAQTRSQYSQLLQRVRSDAGQARTMDDCGKVLTAYTSFFRDSHVFAIWNRSGDKLQTAKEAYKNATNLVEFNQLNPDFVYVKLAHFNERDVNELDSLLRANAALIARTPNLILDLRGNGGGNTSTSEEMIKLIYTNPIIYPAQDERSSKERIEDAEKEVRSYRKDTVSNAFFYQRAKKLVQDLKANPGGMVRYGDDLTRTADVSPTANPQRVALLIDKDCGSSTEYFVYEGKQSRKVTTFGTNTHGVMDYGGDQNKALCDGTFNLAVPWSRTGWTRQFRIDNVGFAPDVRIPTTERD; encoded by the coding sequence ATGGGATACAGTCTCGTCGCAGGCTCGGCCTTTACCCAAAATACCAGTTCGGCGAGTAAGCCTCTGCCTGTCGCCTGCCCCTGCTCTGCCGTACTCGACGAAGCCATTGACAAGGTAAGTCGTATGTACGCTGGCTTCGACGACAAAGTCACGGCGCAAACCCGTTCGCAATACAGCCAGTTGCTGCAACGGGTCAGGAGCGATGCCGGGCAGGCTCGCACAATGGACGACTGCGGTAAGGTTCTGACAGCCTACACCTCGTTTTTCCGGGATAGCCATGTGTTTGCGATCTGGAATAGATCGGGGGACAAGCTACAAACGGCCAAGGAGGCTTATAAAAACGCAACGAATCTGGTCGAGTTCAACCAGCTGAATCCCGACTTTGTCTACGTAAAACTGGCCCATTTCAACGAACGCGACGTCAACGAATTAGACAGTCTGCTGCGGGCCAATGCCGCGTTGATTGCCCGGACGCCCAACCTTATTCTGGACCTGCGCGGAAACGGCGGAGGCAACACCAGCACGTCGGAGGAAATGATTAAGCTCATCTACACGAACCCGATCATTTACCCGGCGCAGGACGAACGGTCGAGCAAGGAGCGGATAGAGGATGCCGAAAAGGAAGTGCGATCCTACCGGAAAGACACCGTCAGTAATGCGTTCTTTTACCAGCGGGCTAAAAAACTGGTACAGGACCTGAAAGCGAACCCGGGCGGCATGGTCCGTTATGGCGACGACCTGACGCGAACAGCCGACGTATCGCCGACGGCCAATCCGCAGCGTGTTGCTCTGTTGATCGATAAGGACTGCGGCAGTTCGACGGAATATTTTGTCTACGAAGGAAAACAAAGCCGCAAGGTGACAACCTTCGGCACAAACACGCACGGCGTCATGGACTACGGGGGCGATCAAAACAAAGCCCTCTGCGACGGTACATTCAACCTGGCCGTTCCCTGGTCACGAACCGGCTGGACGCGCCAGTTTCGTATCGATAACGTAGGGTTTGCGCCCGACGTCCGCATTCCCACAACGGAGAGAGACTGA
- a CDS encoding FAD:protein FMN transferase, with translation MSSRTLFLLISLWSWAGHSPASAQPMGRYQFRRGLMGTQFTLTMYAPDSLTASRANAAVSARMDTLNQVMSDYLDGSEINRLSATSGSGKWVPVSRDLFNVLAKAHTIARLSGGRFDPTVGPLSLLWRRAVRRGEFPARQQRRQAHRVVGYRLLELDSVTRLVRLRRAGMRLDVGGIGQGFANDEAMQVLHQLGIRSALLDLGGDILAGDAPPDQSGWRLGIGSPETGDTATLLLHNQAITTSGDLYRHLDYRGRRYSHIMNPRSGLGLRHFVSATVSAPEGWQADALTKVFSVAGLRKSRRLIRRFPYANVRLLERKSGRLHRWQSTAF, from the coding sequence TTGTCGTCACGAACGCTTTTTTTACTGATAAGCCTGTGGAGCTGGGCGGGGCACTCGCCCGCGTCGGCGCAACCGATGGGCCGGTATCAGTTTCGGCGCGGGCTGATGGGTACGCAGTTTACGCTGACCATGTACGCGCCCGATAGCCTGACGGCCAGCCGGGCCAATGCCGCCGTGTCGGCGCGGATGGACACGCTGAATCAGGTGATGAGCGACTATCTCGACGGATCAGAAATCAACCGGCTATCGGCGACATCGGGTAGCGGAAAATGGGTACCCGTGTCCCGCGATTTGTTCAACGTACTGGCAAAAGCTCATACGATTGCCCGGTTGTCAGGTGGCCGGTTTGACCCAACCGTTGGCCCGCTGTCGTTGCTTTGGCGACGGGCGGTTCGACGGGGTGAGTTTCCGGCCCGGCAGCAACGCCGACAGGCACATCGGGTTGTTGGCTATCGCTTGCTGGAGCTGGATAGTGTGACCCGCTTGGTACGGTTGCGCCGGGCCGGTATGCGGCTCGACGTTGGTGGTATTGGTCAGGGGTTTGCCAACGATGAGGCCATGCAGGTACTCCATCAGCTCGGTATTCGATCCGCGCTGCTCGATCTGGGTGGTGATATTCTGGCCGGCGATGCACCTCCCGATCAATCGGGATGGCGCCTGGGTATTGGTTCCCCTGAAACGGGCGACACGGCGACCTTGCTACTGCATAATCAGGCCATCACGACCTCCGGCGACCTGTACCGGCATCTTGACTACCGTGGTCGGCGGTATTCGCACATTATGAACCCACGATCCGGGCTGGGCCTGCGGCATTTTGTCAGCGCAACCGTTTCTGCCCCCGAAGGCTGGCAGGCCGACGCGCTTACGAAAGTGTTCAGCGTAGCCGGTCTGCGCAAAAGTCGCCGACTGATACGCCGATTTCCGTATGCCAATGTGCGGCTGCTGGAACGTAAGAGCGGTCGGCTGCACCGCTGGCAGTCGACCGCTTTCTGA